Genomic window (Desulforapulum autotrophicum HRM2):
TTTGCCTTGAGATTTCCGGCTTGAGTAATTCTTGCTTCCCCGGTGGGGCAGCGAATTCCGTTTTCCAGGGGAACCTTTTTACATGCTTCGAGCAGTTTAGGGCCAGCAGCCCTGTGAATCGCTCCATCCACCCCGCCGCCCCCAAGCATCCCGCAATTGGCGGCATTGACAATGGCATCTACAGCGGCCAGGGTAATATCTCCCTGGACAATTTTTATGTTATCCATATCCTTCTATTCCGTGTGTGGGTTCTGTTAACGACATGCTTTCCAGGACTTCATTCTCCCGGTCAGACAGTTGCCCCTTTACCAGGCGCTCAAATCAGCTCGAAAACCAGGCTTCTGCCGCCTTTTTCTGGTCTCTGGCAAAAGCCTTTATTTCCAGGCCTGGATACAGCGCACCTTCAATTTCACTTGCCATTTTCAACCACGCTTCGTCCGTTAAAACAGCAACGCGATCAAATTTTTTCATAAGGGCAAACATCGAGGGAAATCGTGACAGCTCAATACCGATTGCCCCAAATGACGGCAGGTTATAATCCACGATATCATAGAGCATCCTGCCCTTTTCAATACCTTCGGACTTATCAACCAACTCGTCCAAGGCTTTCTCCATCAGCGCTGAATCCAATCGTCCACTCATCTCGATGTCCAGGCGGTTTTCATTCACCCGTGTGACTTTAAACATTTCTACGCTCCTTTATGCTGATTGTTGCGCCTGGTTCTGCCGGCAGCCAGGCAAAACCGTTGCCCCATATACTTTCTAATACGCCATGCGGCCCAGGGATTTCAGGATCAGGGTAAACCCCATGGCCATCATGCCGGTAAGGCCCATGCCGCAGGAAAAGCCGGCCAGAAGAACAGGGGCGTATTGACGCCAATTTTTTCCATACCGTTTTAAAAAATAGAACCGCCCGAGAAAGGCCCCTGTCACCTCCAGGATAAGGCCGTGGGGAGTGCTCTGGCCAAGGCCCCGGACCACCCCGTACACAAGAAGGATGGGAAGCCCGAGAATGCTCAGGATGGCGTAGGCGACAACACCGAACACCACGCCGGAGCCAACGGTCACTGCATTCAGGGCCTGGTAGAAAAGCGAATTGCCCTCCAGGGTCGAGGTCTGCATCAACAGGGTGTTCAGGGCCTGGAGGTGCCACAATTCCTGGGCGTAGGGATAACTTGCAGAGGGAATGGGGGCCAGGCGCCAGATGAACTGGGAAAAGAGCAGGCTTGCGATCATGACCACGGGAAACACCACAAACTCGGCCTTGATGATCCCCCGAAAACTTGTTCCGGTAAGCTCGATCTGGCGGAAGTTGACCGTGGCCTCGCCATAGTTGTGCATGGGAATGGGGGCGTACCAGATCTCGATCCCGCTGTAACCAAAGTATTTTGCCCCGGCAATAAAACTTGCCTCCCGCACAAGGGGAAGGGAGACAAACTGGCCGGCAATTCCCTCCATGCGTGCCGTGATGTAGGAAATAACCGGGGTGTATACAAACCCATACACCAGGAAAAAGATCCAGGGGAACGAGGGCACCAGGATCATGCACAGCCCCACATAGGAAAGGGTTGAAACCACATAGATGGCAATGGCGATGCGGATGTCAAAATCGCCCCTGCCCTTTGGGGGGTGCAAAAGGTCCCTGAGACTTCCCCTGGGCCGGGCTCCTCCCTTGAACGAACGGAACACCTGCCACAGGGCAATGAGACCAATGGAAAGCCCGAGCCCGATGCCGAAGCTCATGTAAAAATCCAGATTATTGGCAAACACCGTCTCCACCGTTCCCATGCCCGGATGCCACTTGGTCAGCACACCGTGGTGGTAGAGGATGGGATTGGCCACAATGGTGATCACAAGCCCGATCAATCCGCCGATCACTGCCCAGAAGGGCAGCACCATGCCGATGAACACCAGGCCCAGATCAAGCTGAATGCCCGTGGCAACGGCGGGAAGAATCCCTTCAGTGTGCCGGGTCAGCTCGATCCAGGGAATGGGAATAAGCCGGATGGGTTCAGTAAAAATCAGCCCCGACAGGGTCGGAAGAATGACGTAAACTCCCCCAAACAAAAAACCGATCACGGCCCCAATGGAAAAAACCCGCCATTTCCAGCTCTTTTTCTTGTCCTCGGCAGATTCTGCCAGGGCCATGGTGCCAAGGGCGCCCACCGGGGCCATGGGAAAGGGGAGCTTTTCAACGTCGGATGTGATCCTGTAAAGGGCATAACCCAGGCCAAACTGGTCCACCCGCTGGATAATCTGGGCCCCCACCAGCAGCAGGATGGGGACCAACCAGTCCCTGTGGAAAAAGGTACGCTCCACAAGGGATTCAGACCCGGCATGGGGAGCGATCCACGAGGGGATGAACTCAGTGATGCCAAGCATCCTGGCCGCATCCGAACCAACAAGGTACTGGTTCCACAAAAGTCCCTGGAAGGGGGATGCCATGGCAGCGCCCGCCATGTAGTAGAGAAGAAAGATCTCCTGCTGTTTGAGCTCAGAGTAAGCCCGCTTGGCAATCTCGGCAAATAAAATAATGGTCACCCACCTTGCCGCAGGCCCGATACCCGTTCCGATGACAAGCTGAAGATACATGCTGCCGGGCATCATGAGAAACCCGATGAACACGGCCCCGACCACGCTCTTCCAGTTAAACCCCTCCTCAAACGTATCGGGCACCTTCATCAGATCCCGGTATTCCTGGAGTTCCTTGTCCTCGTACATCCTCTCTCCTATTGGGTCCCGGTGGGGGTCAGGCGTTGCCTGCTGTTGTTTTTAAGGCCATGGCCCATGAAATGTTCTCCTGAAACCATTGTGGACTATCCGGGCAGCACCTGGTAGCCGGTCTGGGTAAAGAATCCAATGATGGCAAAGGTGCCGCCCATGAGAAAATCGCCCATGATAAACCCCACAAAGAAATAACGCATGCGCTTGTAAAGAGCCACTCCGCCATACCGAAGGCAGAGGGTGTTGAAAATCCAGCCGATGAAAAAACTCAGCCACAAAATCTTCATGGCCGAGCTGTAGACCATGAGATACCCGATGGGATGGAGCGGCCACCAGTAAAACCGCTGGTAGCAGACCAGAAGAGCGGCCATGATCACGGCCCCCACAAGGGCAAACATCCGGATGGAGTCGCCCTGGCCCGGGGCATCATGCAAGAGCGGGACAATATTGTTGTAAACCGAAACCGTGGTCCTTGTGGCCCAGTCAAGGGAGAGTTCCCGAATGCCATAACGGTAACAGACAAGAATCATGGCAACGGCCGAAACCATTAGACAGATCACCATGGAGAAAAACACGGCGCCTGCGATGGTGACGTGGGAGCGGGACTGCCTTGCCACCCTGTGGGTATGGAGAATCGACGGCATCACCGACTCCCTGAGATCCACGAACATCACCTTTTGTGTGACCCCGGCCACCAGAAGGCCGATGTCTGAAAAAATCCGAAGCCCCATAAGGGTGTTGATGGCATCCAGGGGTGCCACGGTCAGGGTGAAATAGGTGACCCCGCCCTGGCAGACCACCCGGGTGGCCACCATCATGAACATGAGGGAGAATACGAGCAGCACCACAGCGGCCACAAAGGTCATCCCATGGAACATGAACCAGGCAACCAGGATAAAAAAAGCCAGCAACGTTCCCCAGAACACCATCCTGTCTGTCCGCTCATGGACGCAGGGGGTCGGGCCGTGTTTAACAAAAAAAGCGTGCTCTGCCACCTCTTTCATGTAAAACCGGGCAAGCCAGACCAGAAAGAAGAAAAATACGATAAATGCCCCGATCATCTGGGTCTCTTCCGGCCTTGAAAGGGTGGGGCCAAAGGTGATGCCAAGCTCGGAGGCGGGAAAGCTGTTGCCGGTCACCTGGAGTATGCCGGTGAACAGAGCCCCGGCAAGGAAAAAAAACCAGAAGGAAAAAGACACCTGCTTTGAGGCAAGGTAGGCAAACCCGATGAAGGCCGGGTAAAAGTAGAGCTTGAGCTTGACAAACCCTGCAAACAGGCCCTGCTTGGGAAAATAGGACCCGGCAAGGGCCAGGGTGTTGATCTGGGGCACCCAGGGAAAATAAAAGTTGAGCCCGTTGAGCCCATGGAGAAACACGGGTATGGCAATGCCTGCCAGAAGAAACCGGTTGGCAAAAAAACTCCCCACCCGGTTCTCATCAACGGCCTGTTCCATCATCTTGGGCAGAATAAGAAGGGGAAAATTCATCCGCTCGTTGGTGGTTGCCTGGCGGTTGATCAGGTTGACAAGGCAGAGCAACATAAAATAGGCGCAGATCATGAACAGGCCCCAGGATAAAAACGGCCGGATCCAGGCCTTCCAGGGAACGGCGGCGGCAAGGGCCAGCCATCCCATGTTCCGACCGCCTTCAATGCCGTTGTAGAGCATGTCAACTGCGGCCTGATCCTTGGGAAAAAGGGCGTCGGACAGCAGGGGCGACAGGGTCGCCTGCCACCCGGGCTCGTTGGCGCCAAAGTAGAGGGGGGCTGTGATATTGATGAAAAAGGTCCTGGCAAACCCGGTATAGGCAATGCCCGCCACTAGCACCATGAGCATCCAGGCAAAGATCAGCTCAAGGCCTGTCATGGGAATCCGGCCGGGAAAGATCCGCCGGGCAAGGGTTGTCAATACTGTCATCCACACCAGAATGTAAAAGGGTGCCAGGGGAAAATAACCACCGCCCAGGGGAGTTGCCCCGCGAACCACATTATTAAAGGGGGTCAGGGCGCAGATGATGATTGCAAAAAAAATCCCGACAATATAGGCCCTGGGACGGATCACATGGGATGGAACAGGATCAGTCACCTTGTATCCTCCTCTGGTTCTGGCTCTCGCTCTGGTCAAGGGAGCCGAAAAAAGTACGCCATTGCTCTTTGTTCTCCCGGTCCAGGGATCGCCAGACCAGAAGTTTCTTTCTGATGCCATTCACAAACCGCTGATTGGCACGGGCCCAGGCGTTGTGTTCTCCTGCCCTGCGGGTGATCTCCATGACAATGGAGACATAACCCTTCTGGGTTTGACTTTCGTTGAAAATCAGGGAGACATCCTGCATTAACCCCAGGTCAAAGGGCGAGACCCAGGCCCTGAAGCAGATGGAAAAATTGTGGGTGGCCGAATCCACAGAGCGTATAACCCCAAGATTATCTGAGGTAAAAACATCCTGGGAAATCTCCCGGTGGGCATCAAAATAGTCAAACAGATAACCTGCCGCACTGACCTCATCATTGCCGTGCATGAGAAAGGGAAGGTCAACGGTCATCTGATCTCCCTTGGTGATCGAAAGTTTCCAGGATTTTTCAACATCCGGGATGGCGATGGCGGCCGCAACCCTGGACGGATACACGGCCGATACCAGCACCACCCCCATGACCATGGCCATGGCCCCCACCCCGGCAAGGGACGAGTAGTTGACGGTGATGCCCGCAAGAAGGGGGGTCCCGGCAAACACCGTTGCCACGGTCTGGGCCAGAAGATAGCCGAGAACAACACTTAAAACCGCATAGGACATGGCCTCGGCTACAAAGAGGATCGAAACATGCAAGGGTGCCATGCCCACCGAGGTGTAGATGGCGATCTCAGGCTTTCTCTCGTAAACGCTTCCGATCATGGTGTTGAGAACAATGAAGATGGAGATGAGAATGGGCACAAGGATGTTGGAAATGCCGCTGTAGTCAAGGGTGTCGCTGGCGCTGTAGAGATAAACCCCGTTTTTTTCCCCGGAAAAGAGCCACAGCCCGAACCGGTCCACAAAATTGTTGCCCACGGTTTTAACGTCCCCTCTAGCGTTCATGGCAACGGACACCGAATGGCCGCCCATGGAGACAAGGGTGCCATGGGGGATGATGATGGTTCGGTCAAACCCAAGGTGGCGGTAACGGCTCTGGAAAGTTTTGATCTCCTGGCCCGACTCCATGGCCTCCATTTCAGCCTCGCTGGTCTGCTGGAACACCTCGTCCGGGAAGATCACCGGGCTCAGGGGTTCGCCGTCAAGGTCGTTGAAATCGTCAAAGGTCCGTTCGTTGAAAACGGCAACGACCCTGAAGGGAATGGACCAGATCTTGATGGTTGCCCTGCCGATCTCTTTCAAATCAAGGCCAAGGCTTTTGGCCATGGTTTCTGAGATCATCACCGTATAGGGGTCATCCTTGGCAAACCATTGCCCCTTTATGCCCTGGCGACCAAAACCTGAGATCACCGGTTCCTGGGGGGACAGACCGATCACCCCGTGGGCCTGGGCCGTGTTGTTTTTAAATTTCAGGGGAACCGACATGGCCCGGGTTCTATCGTCCGTCCCGAGCCAGGCCCGGGCTGTAAACCCATGGCGGGTTTCAAAGGCCGTCCCAAGACTTGTGACGGCGGGCTCGGCAAGGGGGTTCCAGTCCAGCTTTTTCACGAGCATGCCATGGTAGGGGGCAAGGGCGCCAAACACCATGCGGGAATGATGGCGGATATTTTTGACCGAGGTGAAACTCATAACGGTAAAGGTGAGGATGATCAGGGTGGTGCAGGTGAGGATGGTTCTGAGCCGCCGCCGTCGAAGATTGGTCACCCCCATGAAAAACGATGCGGAAAATGCGGCAATCAAACCGATCTCGTTCTCTTCCGGAAGGGCCTGCCGGGCGTTCTTGATCCCCTCTTCAAACCTTAGAAAAATGATCCATGCCACAAGGGCCGACAGGGCAAGGATAAAAAAAGCAAGGATTACCACCACGGGCGAGTAGGCAAGGTCAAAGGCCGGGTGAACATTATAGATGATGGCGATCAGCCCGATGAGAATAGAAAGAAAGGCAATGATCCGTTTGTAGATATTGCTGAACCCAAAGGCAAAACGCTCAAAACAGAAGGCAAAGGGTATGAACAGGGCAATGTAGAACAACACCCCGAACAGCACATCCTTTTGCACGGATTCCACATGCTGGTAGACCCTGCCGGCAAGGGCCAGGGAGGTTGCGGCCGCGGAAAAAAACCGGTCGTACACCCCGGCCTCGAACCATTGTCTGGCCTGGTCAAGGGCAAGATTTCCACTGGCCCGCAGATCCCTTATTTTCTGGTTGTTGATCCCCTTTTCTTCCAGGTTATCGATCCTGGGATTCAACAGTGCCCACATGTCCCCTGCCGCAAGGAACTGGGTCGGGGCGATCAAAGGATAATCGTCAATAAGATACCCCTTTCCCTGGGGATGGACGGGATCGGCATGGGTCAGAATCAGCTTCTTTGTGAGCAACGAGTCTGAAAGGGTCAGCTTAAGGGGAGTTCCAGGTGCAAGAAAAACCGAACACAGGGTCGATTCCCTGGTGTCGATGCGGCTGTACCAATAGCGGATGGGCGGGGCTTCAAGCCTGCCGTCCAGCACCTGGATCTTGGTCATGTAGTCAAAGTTCCGTGGTTCCAAAAGGTTCACAAGGGTGGTTTGGGCGCAGGGAAACATCACAAGATCGGTCCGGGTGGAAAGGCGGCTCACCTTAACCCGATACCCGTCCTTTGAGGTCTGTTTTTTGTCAACGGCCAGGTTGATCTTGCCCGTTTCAGGGTCAAACCGATACCCCTCAATGATCACCTTGTGCAGGGAGTGTTTCTTATCGGCCACCCCTTTGATGTAAAAATCACCCGTCCCATCCACCATTGCATGGTGAATTGCCTCGCCCTGGAACGACATCACCACTGCCCCGGTTGATGGCTCATCGGCAAACACCTCGCCAAAACGAAGGGAGTTGGCCCTGCCCTGGATGGTGGCAAAACCGTTCTTCAACCCCCGATTCGTTGCAAGTTCAGGGACCTGGGCAACCTGTGCAATAAGCTGCTGGACATACTGGCCCTGGGCCGCTGCCCCGGCAAGGTCAACACGGTCGACACCATCATCCGGGGTTCCCCAGGCCGGGCGGGCATCATTGACCGTGGCAAGGGTGATGCCAAGGAATCCCCCAAGCTGACTTACCTCGCCCCCCAGGGCCGGGCGGTCCACAAGATAGCTCTCCCAGGAGCGTCGAAAGCCCGGGCGAAGGGTGTCCTTGAGAAAACCCGGCAAAACAAGGTTTTTGTCCAGGATTCTGCCGGCCACGGCCAGCTCCTCGTCCAACCGGGCATAGGAGGGATAGGGGTTGATGGTCTCCTTGATGGGATAGAACCCGCCCTGGTTAAAGGCGCCGATCCCGTCACCATGGCTTGACAGATGAAGGGAAACAAACAGGCTCACCCTGTCGCTGTCAACAAGGTCCTTGAGATTCAGGGCCGATTTCAGGTTTTTGCGCTGATTTTTCTTGTCTGAAATCCGCTGTTCCAACCTGAGGATGGCCTTGGGCACAAGCTTGACCACCCGTTCAAGATCCCGGGGCACAAGGGCCGTTTCATTGGACTTCCACATGAGCTGCTTTAAGGCCATGCGTTCGTTGGCAAGGGAGGTAATCAGATCGGCCCGGTCAGACCCGGCACGCCTTAAGGCCATGAGTTGCCCGTTCAGGACTTCCACCCGGGCCCTGGCATCCTCTGCCACATGACCGAGAATCTTCAACACAGTCGCCTTGTCCGGATCAGACACACCCTGAAAGGCAACCAGGTCGGCAAGGGCCTGGCCAGATGCGTCAATGATCCCGTCAAGGTCCTTGACCATGGCCTTGAGGACACGCTTCTTTTCCCTGAGACTCCAGACCATCTCCCGCATGCCGGCAAGGCTTTCCCCATGACCCGCCGTTGCCACAAGCAGGATCGACCGCCGGGGGGGATGATCCTTGAGATAACGGGCAAGGCTGAGCAGGGTGGCCAGGGAACAGGACTGGTCAGCCCCGGGAGATTTGCCTGCCACAAAGGCAGGAGCATCGTAAAAGGCTTCAACCACGACGATTTCCGATCCAAGATCGCCGCCAGGCACCAGGCAGTAGATGTTTTTGCCATGGACAGGGTTCCAGGCAAAATCCGAATCAAGGCGAACCCGGGTCATGGCCTGGGTCCGGCCAAGCAGATCAAGGGAACCAAACAGCGCTTCAGCCTGGGTACGCGCCATGACAAAACGGGGAAAATCCACAGGTGACAATTCCATCTTGTCTTCATAGACAAAGCGGTTGGCGCTTTCTGGCCCCAGGTAAATCAGCGCCTTTGCCCCAAGGGCCAGGGCGTTGATCCAGTTTTTGCCCGAATCAAGGTCCATAAGCACACAGCTGTCTGCGATGGGTTTGTTGTTAAAATCACCAAACTCTCCCTGGCCCACATAAACAAGGGGGGCTGTCAGGCCGGAATGGCCAATAAACGGCGGAGAGATCACGTTCCCCAGAAAAGGGGTCAGCCGGGAGGTCCTGCCCGTGTCCAGGAGGGTGAGGGTTGCATGGGTACCGGTAACGGCAGGCAGGGAAAAGGTGTGAATCCCCCGGGCTTCAACGCCTGATCGTTCAAACTCCGTCTGGATGAAACGGGCCGCCGCCTCAGCTCCCAGGGTGCCGGTTCGCCTTTCACCAAACCCTGCCAGGGTCTTGACCACATGACTGAAATAAGCGATATCCGAGGCCCTGCCACCTTCCATGGCCAGACTTACCCGGGCCACAGAAACAGCCATTAAGGCTATACCAAGCACGAGAAACAGCAGTTTTTTTTCAGCAGATCGTTTCAACCCACCCCTCTTTTACTCCGGCTTTATTACCTGTTTCCGATCTCCCCCATGGAGATGGAAAGCTCATCCCTGTTTTCGATCCTGTCTATCCTGCCATCTTCGATCCACACCACACGGTCGGAGACATTGAGCATTTTAAAGTCATGGGTGGCTGAAATCACCGTCACCCGCTTTTCAACGCTGAGCATCTTTAAAAGATCAATAATCTCAGCCCCGGTTTTAAGGTCAAGGTTTCCCGTGGGCTCGTCGGCAAGGATGATGGCCGGATCATTGGCAAGGGCCCTGGCCACAGCCACCCGCTGCTGCTGACCGCCTGAAAGCTCAAAGGGTTTGTGGTTAAACCGCTCCTTTAACCCCACAAGATCCAGGAGCGCCATGCCCTTGTCCGTGGCATCCGTGGCACTGACTCCGGCAAAAACCATGGGCAGGGTCACGTTTTCAAGGGCCGTCATCACCTGGATAATGTTAAAGGTCTGAAAGATATAACCTATTTTCCGGCACCGAAGCCAGGCAAGCTCATAGGCATCAAGCTGGGCAATGTCCACCTCGTCGATGTAAACGGCACCAGACGAAGGTTTATCAAGCCCGCCGATCATATTGAAAAGGGTGCTCTTGCCCGACCCGGAAGGCCCCATGATCGAAATGTACTCCCCGGCACGGATGGAAAGATCAATCCCCTTGAGAACGGGCACCACGGTCCTGCCCATGGTGAACGCCTTGGTGACCTGGGTTACCCGGACAATCCAGTTTGTCTCTTCCATCTTTAATCCCCCCTTGTTTTCAACCATGCCCCATACCCACAGAAACAACCTGGCCTGGCACGCCAGGTTCAGGCCCTGGTCCTCATGGCCTCCACCGGCTGCATTCTTGCTGCCACAAGGGCAGGATATAGGACACCTAAAATGCTCAACAAAGACCCCAGCCCCATTGCCGATCCCAGGGTAAAGACCACGTCTGACCAGGAAATAATGACAAAGACATGGGTACCAAAGGTTAACGCCGAGGTCAAAAGTGCCACAGATATTCCCAGAAAAGCCCCGGCCCCAGCACCGATAAAGCCCTGGATGGTTGCCTCGATCAAAAAAAGCCTCAGGATAAACCGGTCCAGGGCACCCAGACACTTCATGGTGCCGATCTCCCTGAATCGCTCGGTCACAGCCATGAGCTGGGTATTGACAATGCCCACCACACACACCAGCAGAGAAAGGGAAAGTATCCAGCGCTGCTTTGGATTATTTCCCGGATCATCCACGTCATACCCCTGTTGAACCAGCTTTTCCACGGCAAGGGAATCCTGGGACAGGATAATCCCCTGGGCCACCACAACATTTGTTTTCACATAGCTGTAAAATGAAATGGCAAGCACCAGGCTCAGCAGTGTGATGAACGAGCGGAAAAATCTGGCTCGTATGCTCTTGACAGCAATCTCCACGGATTTAAAAAAGGGCAGTGTCACCTGCCGCCCAGACCTTGAAACCCTGCGCTCTTGTCGTCTGTTCCAGGAGAATAATACCATACTATGCCCCTTCCGGGGGAGAAGGACACTCCAGGGCGTCTGTCTCCTTGGATTTATTCCCATTTTTTTTGTTCCTGAAGGTTGATATCCGGGAACAGATCCTGTC
Coding sequences:
- a CDS encoding DUF6785 family protein, which produces MTDPVPSHVIRPRAYIVGIFFAIIICALTPFNNVVRGATPLGGGYFPLAPFYILVWMTVLTTLARRIFPGRIPMTGLELIFAWMLMVLVAGIAYTGFARTFFINITAPLYFGANEPGWQATLSPLLSDALFPKDQAAVDMLYNGIEGGRNMGWLALAAAVPWKAWIRPFLSWGLFMICAYFMLLCLVNLINRQATTNERMNFPLLILPKMMEQAVDENRVGSFFANRFLLAGIAIPVFLHGLNGLNFYFPWVPQINTLALAGSYFPKQGLFAGFVKLKLYFYPAFIGFAYLASKQVSFSFWFFFLAGALFTGILQVTGNSFPASELGITFGPTLSRPEETQMIGAFIVFFFFLVWLARFYMKEVAEHAFFVKHGPTPCVHERTDRMVFWGTLLAFFILVAWFMFHGMTFVAAVVLLVFSLMFMMVATRVVCQGGVTYFTLTVAPLDAINTLMGLRIFSDIGLLVAGVTQKVMFVDLRESVMPSILHTHRVARQSRSHVTIAGAVFFSMVICLMVSAVAMILVCYRYGIRELSLDWATRTTVSVYNNIVPLLHDAPGQGDSIRMFALVGAVIMAALLVCYQRFYWWPLHPIGYLMVYSSAMKILWLSFFIGWIFNTLCLRYGGVALYKRMRYFFVGFIMGDFLMGGTFAIIGFFTQTGYQVLPG
- a CDS encoding ABC transporter ATP-binding protein, coding for MEETNWIVRVTQVTKAFTMGRTVVPVLKGIDLSIRAGEYISIMGPSGSGKSTLFNMIGGLDKPSSGAVYIDEVDIAQLDAYELAWLRCRKIGYIFQTFNIIQVMTALENVTLPMVFAGVSATDATDKGMALLDLVGLKERFNHKPFELSGGQQQRVAVARALANDPAIILADEPTGNLDLKTGAEIIDLLKMLSVEKRVTVISATHDFKMLNVSDRVVWIEDGRIDRIENRDELSISMGEIGNR
- a CDS encoding FtsX-like permease family protein, which gives rise to MKRSAEKKLLFLVLGIALMAVSVARVSLAMEGGRASDIAYFSHVVKTLAGFGERRTGTLGAEAAARFIQTEFERSGVEARGIHTFSLPAVTGTHATLTLLDTGRTSRLTPFLGNVISPPFIGHSGLTAPLVYVGQGEFGDFNNKPIADSCVLMDLDSGKNWINALALGAKALIYLGPESANRFVYEDKMELSPVDFPRFVMARTQAEALFGSLDLLGRTQAMTRVRLDSDFAWNPVHGKNIYCLVPGGDLGSEIVVVEAFYDAPAFVAGKSPGADQSCSLATLLSLARYLKDHPPRRSILLVATAGHGESLAGMREMVWSLREKKRVLKAMVKDLDGIIDASGQALADLVAFQGVSDPDKATVLKILGHVAEDARARVEVLNGQLMALRRAGSDRADLITSLANERMALKQLMWKSNETALVPRDLERVVKLVPKAILRLEQRISDKKNQRKNLKSALNLKDLVDSDRVSLFVSLHLSSHGDGIGAFNQGGFYPIKETINPYPSYARLDEELAVAGRILDKNLVLPGFLKDTLRPGFRRSWESYLVDRPALGGEVSQLGGFLGITLATVNDARPAWGTPDDGVDRVDLAGAAAQGQYVQQLIAQVAQVPELATNRGLKNGFATIQGRANSLRFGEVFADEPSTGAVVMSFQGEAIHHAMVDGTGDFYIKGVADKKHSLHKVIIEGYRFDPETGKINLAVDKKQTSKDGYRVKVSRLSTRTDLVMFPCAQTTLVNLLEPRNFDYMTKIQVLDGRLEAPPIRYWYSRIDTRESTLCSVFLAPGTPLKLTLSDSLLTKKLILTHADPVHPQGKGYLIDDYPLIAPTQFLAAGDMWALLNPRIDNLEEKGINNQKIRDLRASGNLALDQARQWFEAGVYDRFFSAAATSLALAGRVYQHVESVQKDVLFGVLFYIALFIPFAFCFERFAFGFSNIYKRIIAFLSILIGLIAIIYNVHPAFDLAYSPVVVILAFFILALSALVAWIIFLRFEEGIKNARQALPEENEIGLIAAFSASFFMGVTNLRRRRLRTILTCTTLIILTFTVMSFTSVKNIRHHSRMVFGALAPYHGMLVKKLDWNPLAEPAVTSLGTAFETRHGFTARAWLGTDDRTRAMSVPLKFKNNTAQAHGVIGLSPQEPVISGFGRQGIKGQWFAKDDPYTVMISETMAKSLGLDLKEIGRATIKIWSIPFRVVAVFNERTFDDFNDLDGEPLSPVIFPDEVFQQTSEAEMEAMESGQEIKTFQSRYRHLGFDRTIIIPHGTLVSMGGHSVSVAMNARGDVKTVGNNFVDRFGLWLFSGEKNGVYLYSASDTLDYSGISNILVPILISIFIVLNTMIGSVYERKPEIAIYTSVGMAPLHVSILFVAEAMSYAVLSVVLGYLLAQTVATVFAGTPLLAGITVNYSSLAGVGAMAMVMGVVLVSAVYPSRVAAAIAIPDVEKSWKLSITKGDQMTVDLPFLMHGNDEVSAAGYLFDYFDAHREISQDVFTSDNLGVIRSVDSATHNFSICFRAWVSPFDLGLMQDVSLIFNESQTQKGYVSIVMEITRRAGEHNAWARANQRFVNGIRKKLLVWRSLDRENKEQWRTFFGSLDQSESQNQRRIQGD
- a CDS encoding SpoIIAA family protein, encoding MFKVTRVNENRLDIEMSGRLDSALMEKALDELVDKSEGIEKGRMLYDIVDYNLPSFGAIGIELSRFPSMFALMKKFDRVAVLTDEAWLKMASEIEGALYPGLEIKAFARDQKKAAEAWFSS
- a CDS encoding OPT family oligopeptide transporter — protein: MYEDKELQEYRDLMKVPDTFEEGFNWKSVVGAVFIGFLMMPGSMYLQLVIGTGIGPAARWVTIILFAEIAKRAYSELKQQEIFLLYYMAGAAMASPFQGLLWNQYLVGSDAARMLGITEFIPSWIAPHAGSESLVERTFFHRDWLVPILLLVGAQIIQRVDQFGLGYALYRITSDVEKLPFPMAPVGALGTMALAESAEDKKKSWKWRVFSIGAVIGFLFGGVYVILPTLSGLIFTEPIRLIPIPWIELTRHTEGILPAVATGIQLDLGLVFIGMVLPFWAVIGGLIGLVITIVANPILYHHGVLTKWHPGMGTVETVFANNLDFYMSFGIGLGLSIGLIALWQVFRSFKGGARPRGSLRDLLHPPKGRGDFDIRIAIAIYVVSTLSYVGLCMILVPSFPWIFFLVYGFVYTPVISYITARMEGIAGQFVSLPLVREASFIAGAKYFGYSGIEIWYAPIPMHNYGEATVNFRQIELTGTSFRGIIKAEFVVFPVVMIASLLFSQFIWRLAPIPSASYPYAQELWHLQALNTLLMQTSTLEGNSLFYQALNAVTVGSGVVFGVVAYAILSILGLPILLVYGVVRGLGQSTPHGLILEVTGAFLGRFYFLKRYGKNWRQYAPVLLAGFSCGMGLTGMMAMGFTLILKSLGRMAY
- a CDS encoding ABC transporter permease, which produces MVLFSWNRRQERRVSRSGRQVTLPFFKSVEIAVKSIRARFFRSFITLLSLVLAISFYSYVKTNVVVAQGIILSQDSLAVEKLVQQGYDVDDPGNNPKQRWILSLSLLVCVVGIVNTQLMAVTERFREIGTMKCLGALDRFILRLFLIEATIQGFIGAGAGAFLGISVALLTSALTFGTHVFVIISWSDVVFTLGSAMGLGSLLSILGVLYPALVAARMQPVEAMRTRA